One window from the genome of Salvelinus fontinalis isolate EN_2023a chromosome 3, ASM2944872v1, whole genome shotgun sequence encodes:
- the LOC129851187 gene encoding high mobility group protein HMGI-C-like, whose amino-acid sequence MSNSGTKEPSPQRGVAQSPASTPPRRGRGRPRKQQEEPTGPPTPKRPRGRPRGSKNKGPRATPKEVEPVGERRPRGRPRKWPQRVVQEVVQEQQGPSEETEEGPSQSQSLRTEASPSHSPAQEESEGE is encoded by the exons ATGAGCAACAGTGGGACCAAGGAGCCGTCACCACAGCGAGGCGTGGCCCAATCACCTGCCTCTACACCTCCACGCAGGGGCCGGGGTCGCCCACGGAAACAACAGGAG GAGCCCACAGGCCCCCCAACTCCAAAGAGGCCGAGAGGACGACCCAGAGGAAGCAAGAACAAAGGCCCTCGTGCCACACCCAAG GAAGTAGAGCCTGTCGGGGAGAGAAGACCAAGGGGCCGGCCTAGGAAATGG CCTCAGAGAGTAGTTCAAGAAGTTGTCCAGGAACAGCAG GGTCCTTCAGAAGAAACCGAGGAGGGCCCCTCACAGTCACAGTCTTTACGCACTGAGGCTTCACCATCTCACTCTCCAGCCCAGGAAGAGTCAGAGGGGGAATAG